The region GGTCTGTGCCACAGCAGTGAAGACTGTACAGGGCGCAAGCGACCTTTCACCTCAGGAATTACCCTCCCGGGGATGTTCGCGGTATTTACCCAGACCTGAAATGTTAATGACATCCAGAGAGGTGCTGCCCGCCCTGCTCAGGCCCTCAGGCAGGCCGTGCTGCTCAGCCCCTGCCAGCTGTCATTAAGTAAGAGATTAACTCTCACTCACTAACACCAGAAACTGACAGAGCTGTTTGTTTCATGGGAGTCAGTCGTCAGGGtggtaaaaaacaaaacaaaaaaaaaaacacccaagaCTGTGttagaaaaataaacaaagaagcAATAAGCAGTAGGGTGTCAAGAAAGAGAAAAAGGAACTGAAAGTTAAAGAAGGGCAGccggttgtttcctgcctgagagcagtgtcTGGGTGGCCTTTGCATTTAGTCACACAGGAAATAAACATCCCAAACCCAGGAAAGAGAATCTTCAGTCCAGTAGACAATGATTGAAGGTTAGCTTTTagcaaatgccccccccccccccatgtgaccACGTGACGGATATAAATAGGGAGGTATTAGCAAAATCCCAGCAGCAAAGAATATGGCGAATGTGTTTACTGTCCTGTATCGTGTGAAGAATTAGCATAACGTATTCAATGCCACTCAGCCATTGTGCCTTAAATGGCTGAAGGCATTCCTGTATTCCGAAGGCATTCCTGTATTCCGAAGGCATTCCTGTATTCCGAAGGCATTCCTGTATTCATTGGATTACTGTCTTTGCATACTTATTGGATATATTTTTGCTTAATATCACTGCATTGTCATAAACTTTACCGTTTCTTTATTTGCAAAAGGAGGGAATATTTCATTTGAGGTGAATCACTTAAATTAATATGAATGTATCTTTGAGAAGAAACGTATAAATTAATCACTTTAGTTTAGCTCTTCATGTTACTAAACATAATCCTCTCTTTGTTCAGTTAAGCAGAATAATAGCTGCGGTTGTCCTCCAAAAAAACTGTGATTTGGCAAGAATATTGTGGGACATGTACCTTTCATTACAATATGTTTGCCGTACAATATTGAGCTAACAGTTTAGCACAGAGATTGTTGAACACTTAAATATATACTGATCACTTTACCTGCCATTTCTTTCACAAACCCTTTTCTTCATATTTCTGAACTTCTTAATGGATGTCAGAAATCAAATGTCAGTGTTTATGATGATGGACAGGCCACTCTGGTCCATAAACATCATCCACATTGGTCAGCTTTCAGAACTTCCATTTCAAGTAATCAAACTGTCTGCATTAAGATCAGTTGTCTTTGAAATTCCGGAACATTATAATCTGAAACATGTGTCATGGCGAACCaagtatttttttattactgttagGTCCAGACACATGCTTTACATACTCTCTAAATACTCACCAGAGATCCTTTTTAGAAGATGCTATGGAATATGGAAATATTTCAAACTTAAAGGTTCAGTTTTGCTCCTTGAGGTTGAAAGTGGAGCAGGAACAATAAATCAGCCGATTCCCTCTTTGCTTTGAGATGTTTGACACCATCCCATGAAACAACATGGATTtattgaaatttaaatttaagtgGCGGAGACGCTCACCACTCACTGTTTGATGTATGTTTTTGAAATGCTAATGAGACAGGTTGAGTCTTGGTTGCCAGAGATAGAATTTGCAGTGCTTAATGCTTGGGCAGATTTTGTACCTGAAAAATTATAACCGTCTTTTGGAGACGTACCAGTGCACAGAAGGACTGTCTGTTATGTAGGTCATGAACTAAACTGTGCTTCTTTAGGCATTCAGTCCGATAGCATGAAGAATGTCTACAATGGGATAGTGAGCATAGCAACAATGCATCTTTAAAGTTATCACATATCTCCAAACAATTAATGCAATTTTATGTATCAGACAAGTGAAATGTTTAATGATAATTTTGCCTAAATGTTTCCTGAAGGTAACCCGCTTCAGAATCTGAATAGAAATGACACATTTCACTTTTTTATGAAGCTGAAGTGGGTGTTTAACATCTGCACCAAAAACGCGGTCAGACCTCGCACTGAAACCTCAGGGAGAGGATAAACTGGTTGAAATAAATCTTCCCCTGGAATGAGGGATCAAGAGAAGACGATACTACTGATATGTTTTTCATCTGTGTGTCGGCTGAAGGCCAACAGAGAACTTCTCGGTGTATCGTTTTGGCTTTCGCTGGTTTCATACACTCCCCGGAACACAAAACaaatcaaaacagaacaaaagcatGTGTCAAAATAACCAAGTAGGAAAATGCAAGGGACAAGCAAACCAACACGTGTAACAGTTCAAGCCTTTGTAGTTTGCAGACCAGCTTTGGAATGTCTTCCAGCAAAACAAAGAAATAGCAGGGTGAGAACACTTACGGTAATATATTTGGGATTAAACAGCAGTTTATCATCAAGTATATTTGCAGCAGATGACTAATACTTTTACAATAACTCATAACTGATGGTTTGATTACCTGTGTGTCTAACTGTTTAAAACTTCATCTTTTTTTGCAGAGCTTCAATGCTCCTTCTCAGTTTAAGATGAAGTTATGGACGTGCACCGCCACCACTTTGATCTTCTGTACCGCAGcactcttcctcttcctcttcctcactaGAGCCTGGCTCCATCCAGAGCCGCAGGCTCCGCAGTCTGTCACTTTGGGCCCGTCGTCGCCATCTTCATCCTCAGGTTCCGCACCCCCCATGATGGACAGACATAGGCGCACGAGGAGAAGTACAGACACCTTCAGTTCCCTCCTCAAGGAATGTAAGAGGAAACATGAATCTTTATTCCTTACATGGTATTTATAACCCTTTTGACGTAAGATAAGCCACTGAattaaggatggatggatggatggatggctggctcAGAATATGTACGAGGTTCTGTTTCACCCACACTACTACATTTACTTCAGTACTTTTGAGATTTACTGTATTGGAGTTGCCATGGTTAACATGGCAACTGGGAAAAAACACCTGAAGGAAATTTTTCTGCAAGTGAGAGTGAAAAACTCCAAGAGACCTCCATAAAAATGTAACTCAATAAGGAACATACGTGTACAAGAATGCTGCTGATAATTACGACAATAAGCAGTGAAACCGGACAGGCAGGTCAGCCAGAAACTGATAGTCGAATGTCGTAATCACAGTCACATTCAGCGCTATAAGAAGTGATTTATCAGCTCTGACCAGCTGACCAATCAGaccaagccccacccccagaacCCCATTGCACTCAGGCGTCACTCAAGCAAATTTACTGGGGTTCAACCAACACATCTTAAATATTTCATACATATGAGAATCATATTATTTAGCAAAAGGCAGGGTAAGGGGTGGATTCCTTTGTGGGGCTGGCTGCCCTCTGTAGCAGGTCCCATATGTGAAACGGCCTTCATCTCAGAAAGTCACACATCCATGGAAGAACcatggaaaatgaaaaacaacaatgaaaaaaaaactgttacataGAGTGTCTTGGAAATGTTATTATCCTGGAAAATTCCCAGATCAGAGACGAATCACTAGTTGCTATTACTTCCTGTACGAAAATGATGAAATAATGTCGTATTCGCTAGCAGTGTGCAGAGCTTACACCGCTGctgtgctgtgcagatgcgGGGCGACAGgttgtgatctgattggctcttcGGTGAGCCTCTGTAGTCAGGTGACAGCTTTGGAGGGAAGCAAGTTCATTATCTCCACGTTTGAGTCCATTGGTTAcctatttgtgttttgtataaatGCACACCCTGTACTTAGTAGTTATAAAAGCTGGACAGATGGATTGTTTTGTGTCAGTTTTGAATTGTTTTATTTCTATTCCTCTATATTACTTTTAATGCATAGTTATATATATCCCAGGCAGTGAAGGTCTAACGCGACATGCAGTGTCATTTCATACACATTCTGGGGATTCTGACACTCGTTACCAATTCATTACCTTGTGACTGATCACCAGCAGATCCACACACTCTAAAGGGTTTACAGAATCATGCAATTTTAGGCATCATACCTGAAATCCAAGAAAAAGAATGTTCATCATTTTAATGCAACTATTAATAGCCCATTCCTAGTCCAGCCAGACAAGAACATCTTCAATGTTCTTTGAAGGCAGAAACTTAATTTCTTAGGTAGAAATGTTTTCAGCGACAGTGTAAGGCCAACAAAAAATACCTACATGTTTGTTCATAGTAAAGCCATTATGCATTCCTGCATATTTTGAGTGAAATGATTTTGTGAAGTGAGTGAGAAGCATGGAAACACCCTTTTCCTCAGGGCTACTGAAAAGGATCAGACCGTTTACACAGACTGTAGTGTTTAAAACAAAGCTTGTTTACTGACAAGAACCCAGCTACATATCACTTGGAATGGCCTGTCTAGTTTGACTTGCTTGGTACATTATtaaatcagttttaaaaatgtagCATAACATATGTATCCTACTTGTTGCCAAGTGTTTTATAAAAGTTACTCTCAAAGGCCTCTTAAATCTGACCTTCCCAGAGCAGGACAGGGTGGATTGATTGCTCAACATAATGTTGATAAAGACACAAAGCACAGCTCAGGAAAATAAATATCTTAATTAATGATACAGCTTGCAAGATCCTTTCTTTGTATTTTGTCACATGACACCTGTCAGGGTGAACCAAGATGGGATTTAATAGATCGGGTCAGGGCCTAAATTAGCTAATCTTCAGTCAGGTAATCTTACAAAACTACTAGTAGACAGTGAAGTGAGCTTTGGAGTGAAACCTGTTTGATCTAGTATCAGGACTCTCAGAACAGCACTGTCAGGCAAACAAGTCACACCTGAAATCAAACCAGGTCTTTCTCTGTGATTATTGTTGTATGTTGTCTTATTAAAACGGCTGAATAGATATGCATTACACTGCTTCAAAATGACATTTGAACACTCAAGAATGTTTGCCTTTGGTGATTTTCAACAATGCCACCTTCCTCACCTATATCATATTAAACATGTATCTCTGAAATCCTTTAAGTGTCAGAAACAACAAACTTTCAGAAAACACATAAAACAGATTATTTCCTCAACCTTAAAAACTCTCCCTTCAATTTCCTTTATAGGACATGCTGACTCACATTTAGGTAACTAGTCAAGGTTTTCACCATATTCAGCGAAATGTATTGTGTTAGAACACGCCTTTGTCAAACAGGCTGGTTTGCATTGTATTAATATAAGTTTTagctgttgaattttttttatcAGCATTGTAAAATTATACAATACCAATTTTAATGGTGTATCAAGTAAACTTAGCAGGTTCCAACATCAGAAATAGTCACATTCCATAGAGAGAGAGTAACTAAAAATCCTTTCCCATCATCCACTTCCTGAAGTTAATTTAGTCCTGCCAACATTATAAATCTTTAGGTGGCTACAAGACATATCCTGGCATTGTCTTGCATTAGGTGCCGACTATTGAAATGGTCAAGAGGTCTGAGTTTCCCAAGGAGAATGTCTGTTCGACATATAAGGATTGTCCAAGAGAACATTTCCTTAATGGCAAATAAATCAAAATCCTGTGACTGCTAAAAATAGTAGCAAAGATTCATGAAGTGGCAGagtgttattttaaatgtctagcaatatttaaatgaaataaaaccatCCACAAAATGCAAGTGGATTCGTGCAAAGCTATGGGAAAATGTTTGACTAGTATTATCTATTCATTAAGATGCCCTTAGGGAAGTTGCTCTGGCATCCAAAAACAGCAGAAACCCGATTTGTCGATTTGCACCGACTGCTCTAAGCACTTTCCTCTCACTTTCTCAGTCATCCACCTGTTACAGAGCTTCACGGAAGGTGAGCTAAAACAAATAATTGGGACCTTCGTGGAGAGGAGGGCCAGGAGAGACCTTTGGGGACCTGACAAGAAGAGGAGGAGCAAAGGGACTAAAGGCAGAGTGAAGGCGTGCTCGCTGAGGCATGTGGAGGTCACCGTGA is a window of Brienomyrus brachyistius isolate T26 chromosome 15, BBRACH_0.4, whole genome shotgun sequence DNA encoding:
- the LOC125709178 gene encoding neurturin-like isoform X2; protein product: MKLWTCTATTLIFCTAALFLFLFLTRAWLHPEPQAPQSVTLGPSSPSSSSGSAPPMMDRHRRTRRSTDTFSSLLKEFIHLLQSFTEGELKQIIGTFVERRARRDLWGPDKKRRSKGTKGRVKACSLRHVEVTVSDLGLGYVSDETFPFKYCSGGCSTHRRNYDITLKHIKNAGLLKAANSGKARYKPCCRPTGYDDFSFLDNNNKYHTIPNVSASQCSCV